A single window of Plectropomus leopardus isolate mb chromosome 12, YSFRI_Pleo_2.0, whole genome shotgun sequence DNA harbors:
- the LOC121951161 gene encoding inner ear-specific collagen-like: MLHVSDGAMLSRLLGLLVLSSLCSAMLLPNMNDTARDELNYSLRSGNMGMFPGDVPMDPDDMPMDPDDMPMDPEDKYPKNMPMDPDDMPMDPDDMFSSGMPMAPNDMARAGQTWPPDSNMTYIPERPWDNNPMPPEYDPNICKMMMNGGTPVHQLPYYCLCSHCKGTVGPKGDRGDWGPPGAPGSPGIRGLTGYRGRPGFTGRPGTKGQKGELGEKGQLGAAGYTGMKGARGFKGEKGDRGLDGPPGALGPQGESGTCPASCDSYQGPPGPQGPPGPAGARGLPGVKGIMGTKGMKGMKGDEGRRGDPGMDGHKGDQGEQGMCECADGANGADGTPGRDGTKGDKGDIGVQGVQGPMGLKGDQGPIGLMGVPGHCSPAIQSAFSACITESFPHSNWPVAFPRVLTNRQGHFNPDMGIYTAPFNGTYVFSFYLAVAHRILKVGMFLEHNPVVIATETSHLSTTSQSVVLHLTEGQRVWLQVKSNTTNGVYTDYESTGSFSGYLLYPDSCDLPFFRDYSPSPSMNPDYPWPTKAPPS, translated from the exons ATGCTGCACGTCTCGGACGGAGCG ATGCTGTCGAGGCTGCTGGGACTCCtcgtcctctcctccctctgctcagCCATGCTGCTGCCGAATATGAACGATACCGCCAGGGACGAGCTCAACTACTCGCTCCGCAGTGGAAACATGGGCATGTTCCCCGGAGACGTGCCGATGGATCCAGATGACATGCCGATGGATCCAGATGACATGCCGATGGATCCTGAAGACAAGTACCCCAAAAACATGCCGATGGATCCTGATGACATGCCGATGGATCCTGATGACATGTTCTCCAGCGGCATGCCGATGGCACCCAATGACATGGCGAGGGCGGGCCAAACGTGGCCACCTGACAGCAACATGACTTATATTCCCGAGAGGCCCTGGGACAACAACCCGATGCCCCCCGAGTATGATCCAAACATCTGCAAGATGATGATGAACGGGGGGACGCCTGTCCACCAGCTTCCTTATTACTGCCTCTGCTCGCACTGTAAGGGCACCGTGGGGCCCAAAGGAGACCGTGGAGACTGGGGCCCTCCAG GTGCTCCTGGGAGTCCGGGCATAAGAGGACTGACGGGGTACCGTGGTCGACCAGGATTCACAGGCCGCCCGGGGACAAAGG GTCAGAAGGGAGAGCTGGGGGAGAAGGGACAGCTCGGAGCTGCTGGTTACACCGGGATGAAGGGCGCACGAGGCTTCAAAG GAGAAAAAGGCGACCGAGGATTGGACGGTCCACCTGGAGCACTGGGCCCTCAGGGAGAATCAGGTACATGCCCTGCCTCCTGCGACAGCTACCAGGGTCCCCCGGGTCCACAAGGGCCCCCTGGACCAGCTGGGGCCCGGGGCCTTCCTGGGGTCAAGGGAATTATGGGAACCAAAGGAATGAAGGGAATGAAGGGTGACGAAGGTAGGCGCGGCGACCCCGGGATGGACGGCCACAAGGGCGATCAAGGTGAGCAGGGGATGTGCGAGTGCGCAGACGGGGCCAACGGCGCTGATGGGACACCGGGAAGAGACGGCACTAAAGGGGACAAAGGGGACATTGGTGTCCAGGGTGTGCAGGGCCCCATGGGACTAAAAGGCGACCAGGGCCCCATAGGCCTGATGGGGGTGCCTGGGCACTGCTCCCCGGCCATCCAATCAGCATTCTCCGCATGTATCACCGAGTCCTTTCCTCATTCAAACTGGCCCGTTGCCTTCCCAAGAGTCCTCACAAACCGGCAGGGGCACTTCAACCCCGACATGGGCATCTACACGGCGCCCTTCAACGGCACCTACGTCTTCTCCTTCTACTTGGCGGTCGCCCACAGGATTCTTAAGGTCGGCATGTTCCTCGAGCACAACCCCGTAGTGATAGCGACAGAAACGTCCCACCTTTCCACCACCAGCCAGAGCGTCGTCCTGCACCTCACCGAGGGCCAGCGggtgtggctgcaggtgaaGAGCAACACCACCAACGGCGTGTACACCGACTACGAGAGCACCGGCTCGTTCTCCGGATATCTGCTGTACCCCGACTCCTGTGATCTGCCCTTTTTCCGAGATTATTCCCCCTCTCCATCAATGAATCCAGATTACCCGTGGCCCACCAAAGCCCCTCCGTCATAG